One genomic region from Lates calcarifer isolate ASB-BC8 linkage group LG10, TLL_Latcal_v3, whole genome shotgun sequence encodes:
- the chd2 gene encoding chromodomain-helicase-DNA-binding protein 2 isoform X1: MIVHASCNFLTVNTRTKDHPINDFQDTTMMKNKSKKQEDEGSAHSNASSNSASEESNRSASESGSQSESEHGSERRRSHNSESNSSSESESHSESESESAESKSQQTTAEVKDKPVRKKERLADVKKMWEEHPDVYGVRRSNRSRQEPARLNIGAGGSSDSEGESPKRKTSRKKKENIWKDDDSNDEEEEEEEEEEASDSTDSEQEEKKVRSRRLPARRPQTKSSTVKKQLSQKGRKSRKPESSAEEDDDDDDEDDDDDDEEDTPKRQTRRRGATKVKSYKEDQHDFETDSDDLIEMTGDAGEEQQDDDSETIEKVMDTRIGKKGATGASTTVYAIEENGDPCEGFDPENDEGETQYLIKWKGWSYIHNTWESMDSLTQQKVKGLKKLDNYKKKSEELNSWLRKASPEDVEFHNCQQELTADLNKQFQIVERIIATKTGKTPGSSDFPSHSHKTPSSNEPEYLCKWMGLPYSECSWEDGALVRKKFQHCIDSFTNRNSSKTVPSKDCKVLKQRPRFVALKKQPSYIGDENLELRDYQLDGLNWLAHSWCRCNSVILADEMGLGKTIQTISFLSYLFHQHQLYGPFLLVVPLSTLTSWQREFDTWAPDMNVVVYLGDVMSRKTIRDYEWVNHQTKRIRFNALLTTYEILLKDKGVLGNINWAFLGVDEAHRLKNDDSLLYKTLMEFRSNHRLLITGTPLQNSLKELWSLLHFLMPDKFDSWEDFEDEHGKGRENGYQSLHKVLEPFLLRRVKKDVEKSLPAKVEQILRVDMTAQQKQFYKWILTRNYKALAKGTRGSSAGFLNIVMELKKCCNHCFLIKQPEDGDTETQQEHLQSLVRGSGKLVLLDKLLTRLRERGNRVLIFSQMVRMLDILAEYLAKNRYPFQRLDGSIKGEIRKQALDHFNAEGSEDFCFLLSTRAGGLGINLASADTVVIFDSDWNPQNDLQAQARAHRIGQKKQVNIYRLVTKGTVEEDIIERAKKKMVLDHLVIQRMDTTGRTVLDSNSGNTNSNPFNKEELTAILKFGAEDLFKEAEGEESEPQEMDIDEILRLAETRESDQGSSATDELLSQFKVANFSSMEESTPEFEEKPIREWDDIIPEEQRRKIEEEEKQREMEDIFMLPRSRSSNKRAQANDSDSDVGSKLKHRSSGSESETDDSDDDKKPKKRGRPRARKNNVEGFTDAEIRRFIKAYKKFGSPLERLEAIARDSELVDKSIADLKRLGELIHSSCVTAVQEHEEHLKENPVEAKGPGKRRGINIKISGVQVNAKSIIQHEEEFEPLHKAVPPNPAERNKFKLTCRVKVAHFDVDWDLQDDVQLLLGIYEHGFGNWDLIKTDPDLKLADKILPDDPSKKPQAKQLQARAEYLLKLLKKEQDSTDTSKTGEEVKVKKRKPRVKKENKILKDEQGNDISSPRLSDNPSEEGEVKDDGTEKSPAKKRQKKKDNKENKEKQGTPKKEKDGDKEKKGTKPRKEKAKGAKGKKTQGPVHITAGSEPIPIEGKEDDELDQETFSICKERMRPVKKALKQLDKPDEGLSDQEQLQHTRTCLLKIGDRITECLKAYSDPEHVKIWRRNLWIFVSKFTEFGARKLHKLYKMAQKKRSHEEEKEQKKKDDPAGRVKSFRPEPSGSSRDSMGTQPTSKPTSHPNPGTHGHHREPYNAANKRHFGNDDRGDWQRDRKYSYPSNSNQSWQGDRHHPYDPHRYKDHYGDRRPHGDAYRSSGNYRNNSSPRKRPYEQYSNDRDHRGHRPYYDRHPDPKRRRPDEFRPNYHQGREGPLQDFRRMPEHRPAGPPGPEHYSRPFHPDKPPPLLDPRSPQAQKSPQDSRSPLERPVEPNAAADPNWNNRKT, encoded by the exons ATGATAGTTCATGCTTCCTGTAACTTTTTGACAGTAAATACCAGGACAAAAGATCATCCTATCAACGATTTTCAGGATACTACGATGATgaagaataaaagcaaaaaacaagagGATGAAGGCTCGGCTCATAGCAATGCATCAAG CAATTCAGCTTCAGAGGAATCCAACCGCTCTGCGTCGGAGTCGGGAAGTCAGTCAGAGAGCGAGCATggcagtgagaggaggagatcCCACAACTCCGAGTCAAACAGCTCCTCAGAGTCCGAGAGTCACTCAGAGTCAGAGAGTGAATCTGCAGAGTCCAAATcacaacaaaccacagcagaaGTCAAAGACAAGCCAGTTAGAAAGAAGGAGCGTCTGGCAGATGTGAAGAAG aTGTGGGAAGAGCATCCAGATGTGTATGGGGTCAGGAGGTCAAATCGCAGTAGGCAGGAGCCAGCTCGTTTAAACATTGGAGCTGGG GGTAGCAGTGATTCTGAGGGTGAAAGCCCCAAGAGAAAAACATCGCGGAAGAAAAAGGA AAATATCTGGAAAGATGATGACTCAaatgatgaagaagaggaggaggaggaggaggaggaggcttcCGACAGTACAGACAGtgagcaggaagagaaaaaagttagatCCAGACGACTTCCTGCTAGAAG ACCTCAGACCAAATCATCAACAGTCAAAAAGCAGCTGTCTCAGAAAGGAAGAAAGTCCAGGAAACCAGAGTCATCGGCTGAAGaggatgatgacgatgatgatgaggacgatgatgatgacgatgaggaAGACACTCCCAAGAGACAGACTCGAAGACGGGGGGCAACAAAAGTCAAAAG TTATAAAGAGGACCAACACGACTTTGAAACAGACTCTGATGACCTCATCGAAATGACGGGGGACGCAGGCGAGGAGCAGCAGGACGATGACAGTGAGACCATTGAGAAGGTTATGGACACCAGGATAGGCAAAAAAGGAG CCACTGGGGCTTCCACTACTGTATACGCTATAGAAGAAAATGGGGACCCATGTGAGGGCTTTGACCCTGAGAATGATGAGGGGGAGACTCAGTATCTGATTAAGTGGAAGGGCTGGTCCTACATCCACAACACATGGGAGAGCATGGACTCTCTGACACAGCAAAAGGTCAAGGGACTAAAGAAACTGGACAACTATAAAAAGAAAAGCGAGGAGCTCAACTCATG GTTGAGGAAAGCGTCTCCTGAGGATGTAGAATTTCATAACTGCCAACAGGAGCTCACTGCTGACTTGAACAAGCAGTTTCAGATTGTGGAGCGTATCATCG CAACGAAAACAGGAAAGACGCCAGGATCGTCTGACTTTCCTT CTCATAGTCACAAGACACCATCCTCCAATGAGCCAGAGTATCTGTGTAAGTGGATGGGGTTGCCCTATTCAGAGTGCAGCTGGGAAGACGGAGCTTTGGTTAGAAAGAAGTTTCAGCACTGCATAGACAGCTTCACGAACCGAAACTCCAGCAAAACTGTCCCGTCCAAAGACTGCAAG gTGTTAAAGCAAAGGCCGAGGTTTGTCGCTCTGAAGAAACAACCTTCATACATCGGAGATGAGAACTTAGAGCTGAGGGATTATCAGCTGGATGGGTTGAACTGGCTGGCTCACTCCTGGTGCAG GTGCAATAGTGTTATCCTTGCTGATGAGATGGGACTGGGAAAGACCATCCAGACCATCTCCTTCCTGTCCTACCTGTTCCACCAGCATCAGCTGTACGGGCCATTCTTACTGGTGGTGCCTCTGTCCACGCTCACCTCCTGGCAGAGGGAGTTTGACACCTGGGCCCCAGACATGAATGTGGTGGTTTACCTCGGTGACGTCATGAGCAGGAAGACA ATCCGTGACTACGAGTGGGTGAACCATCAAACGAAAAGAATTCGTTTCAATGCACTTTTAACCACTTATGAGATTCTACTTAAAGATAAG GGTGTGCTTGGCAACATTAACTGGGCATTCTTGGGTGTGGATGAAGCTCACAGGCTGAAGAATGATGACTCCCTGCTGTACAAAACATTAATGGAGTTCAGGTCCAACCACAGACTCCTCATTACCGGCACTCCACTGCAGAACTCCCTCAAAGAGCTCTGGTCGCTGTTGCACTTCCTCATGCCTGACAA GTTTGATTCCTGGGAGGATTTTGAGGATGAACATGGGAAAGGAAGGGAAAATGGTTATCAGAGTCTTCACAAAGTCCTTGAGCCCTTCCTCCTCCGACGTGTCAAGAAAGATGTGGAAAAATCTCTGCCTGCCAAGGTGGAACAGATCCTCCGTGTGGACATGACTGCACAGCAGAAACAGTTTTACAA GTGGATTTTAACGAGGAATTACAAAGCCCTTGCCAAAGGAACCCGAGGCAGCTCCGCTGGCTTCCTGAACATCGTTATGGAGCTCAAAAAATGCTGCAACCACTGTTTCCTCATTAAACAGCCTGAAGACggagacactgaaacacaacaggaaCACCTGCAG AGTCTAGTGAGGGGCAGTGGGAAACTGGTGCTGCTAGACAAGCTGCTGACCAGACTCAGAGAAAGAGGCAATCGAGTCCTGATCTTCTCCCAGATGGTCAGGATGTTGGACATTCTGGCTGAATACCTCGCCAAGAACCGCTACCCATTCCAG cgaTTAGACGGTTCCATAAAGGGAGAAATCCGAAAACAGGCACTTGACCACTTTAATGCAGAGGGCTCAGAG gatttctgtttcctgttgtcCACCAGAGCTGGAGGTTTAGGGATTAACTTGGCCTCAGCAGACACTGTAGTCATCTTTGACTCTGACTGGAACCCTCAAAACGACCTGCAGGCTCAAGCCAGGGCTCACAGGATTGGCCAGAAGAAACAG GTGAATATATACCGACTGGTCACCAAAGGAACAGTGGAGGAGGACATCATTGAGAGGGCAAAGAAGAAGATGGTTTTGGACCATCTTGTCATTCAGAGAATGGACACTACTGGTCGAACTGTACTGGACAGCAACTCAGGAAACACCAA TTCAAACCCTTTCAATAAAGAAGAACTGACTGCTATTCTCAAGTTTGGAGCAGAGGATCTTTTCAAAGAGGCAGAAGGAGAAGAGTCTGAACCACAG GAGATGGATATCGATGAGATCCTGAGGTTGGCAGAAACAAGAGAAAGTGACCAGGGCTCAAGTGCTACAGACGAACTTCTTTCTCAGTTCAAG gtggCCAATTTCTCCAGCATGGAAGAGAGCACTCCAGAGTTTGAGGAGAAGCCCATAAGGGAATGGGATGATATTATTCCTGAGGAGCAGCGACGCAAAattgaagaggaggagaagcagcggGAGATGGAGGACATCTTCATGCTGCCCAGAAGCAGGAGCTCTAACAAGAGG GCTCAGGCGAATGATAGCGACAGTGATGTGGGCTCCAAGCTGAAGCACCGCTCGTCAGGCTCTGAGAGCGAGACGGACGATAGCGATGATGACAAGAAGCCAAAGAAGAGGGGCAGACCCCGAGCCCGCAAAAACAACGTGGAGGGTTTCACTGATGCCGAGATCCGCAG GTTCATTAAGGCATACAAGAAATTTGGGTCTCCACTTGAAAG GTTAGAGGCAATCGCCCGAGACTCTGAGCTGGTGGACAAATCCATAGCAGACTTGAAGAGACTTGGTGAGCTGATTCATTCTAGCTGTGTGACTGCAGTGCAGGAGCACGAGGAACACCTGAAAGAGAACCCAGTTGAAG CCAAAGGTCCTGGGAAACGGAGAGGAATTAATATCAAGATCTCAGGAGTGCAGGTCAACGCCAAGTCCATCATCCAGCACGAGGAAGAGTTTGAACCACTGCACAAAGCGGTGCCACCCAACCCCGCTGAGAGAAATAA GTTCAAGCTGACATGCAGGGTCAAGGTAGCCCACTTTGATGTGGACTGGGATCTGCAGGATGACGTTCAGCTCCTGCTTGGCATCTATGAGCATGGCTTCGGCAACTGGGATCTGATAAAGACGGATCCCGACCTTAAACTGGCTGATAAG ATTCTCCCAGATGACCCGAGCAAGAAGCCTCAGGCCAAGCAGTTGCAAGCGAGAGCAGAGTATCTTCTCAAGCTGctgaaaaaagaacaagacagTACAGACACATCTAAAACAGGGGAGGAG GTCaaagtgaagaagaggaagccCCGGGTGAAAAAGGAGAACAAGATTCTCAAGGACGAGCAGGGCAACGACATCTCGTCCCCCCGCCTGTCTGACAACCCATCAGAAGAGGGCGAAGTCAAG GATGATGGAACAGAAAAGTCCCCCGCCAagaagagacaaaagaaaaaagataacaaagagaacaaagaaaaacagggaaCTCCTAAAAAGGAGAAGGACGGggacaaagaaaagaagggcACCAAGCCCAGAAAAGAAAAG GCTAAAGGAGCCAAAGGGAAGAAGACTCAAGGTCCAGTTCACATTACAGCTGGGTCTGAGCCCATTCCCATTGAAGGAAAGGAGGACGATGAACTCGACCAGGaaactttcagtatt TGTAAGGAGCGCATGAGGCCGGTGAAAAAGGCCCTGAAGCAGCTGGATAAACCAGATGAGGGTCTGTCTGACCAGGAGCAGCTccagcacacacgcacatgccTATTGAAGATTGGAGACCGAATCACAGAGTGCCTTAAAGCCTACAGTGATCCTGAACATGTCAAAATATGGCGAAG AAACCTCTGGATTTTTGTGTCTAAGTTTACAGAGTTTGGTGCAAGGAAGCTTCACAAGCTTTATAAAATGGCCCAGAAGAAGCGATCGCATGAGGAAGAG aaggagcagaagaagaaggacGATCCCGCAGGGAGGGTGAAATCTTTCAGACCAGAACCTTCTGGTTCTAGTCGAGACTCTATGGGTACACAGCCAACCTCCAAACCCACATCTCACCCAAATCCAGGCACCCATGGGCACCACAGAGAACCATACAATGCAGCTAATAAGCGGCACTTTGGCAATGACG ATCGAGGAGACTGGCAGAGAGACCGGAAATACAGTTACCCCAGTAACAGCAACCAGTCATGGCAGGGAGACCGACATCATCCATATGATCCGCATCGCTACAAGGACCACTATGGTGATCGACGTCCACATGGAGACGCATATCGCAGCTCAGGCAATTATCGCAACAACAGCTCCCCTCGAAAAAGGCCATACGAACAGTATAGCAACGACCGGGACCACAGAGGTCACAGACCTTATTACGACAG GCATCCAGACCCCAAAAGAAGACGTCCTGACGAATTCCGTCCCAACTACCACCAGGGACGAGAAGGCCCTCTTCAGGACTTCAGGAGGATGCCTGAGCACAGGCCAGCAGGTCCCCCCGGGCCGGAGCACTACAGCAGGCCCTTCCACCCTGACAAACCCCCTCCACTGCTGGACCCTCGCTCCCCGCAGGCTCAGAAGTCTCCCCAGGACTCCCGCTCACCGCTCGAGCGACCTGTAGAGCCGAATGCCGCGGCAGACCCAAACTGGAACAACAGGAAAACATAA
- the chd2 gene encoding chromodomain-helicase-DNA-binding protein 2 isoform X3: protein MIVHASCNFLTVNTRTKDHPINDFQDTTMMKNKSKKQEDEGSAHSNASSNSASEESNRSASESGSQSESEHGSERRRSHNSESNSSSESESHSESESESAESKSQQTTAEVKDKPVRKKERLADVKKMWEEHPDVYGVRRSNRSRQEPARLNIGAGGSSDSEGESPKRKTSRKKKEPQTKSSTVKKQLSQKGRKSRKPESSAEEDDDDDDEDDDDDDEEDTPKRQTRRRGATKVKSYKEDQHDFETDSDDLIEMTGDAGEEQQDDDSETIEKVMDTRIGKKGATGASTTVYAIEENGDPCEGFDPENDEGETQYLIKWKGWSYIHNTWESMDSLTQQKVKGLKKLDNYKKKSEELNSWLRKASPEDVEFHNCQQELTADLNKQFQIVERIIATKTGKTPGSSDFPSHSHKTPSSNEPEYLCKWMGLPYSECSWEDGALVRKKFQHCIDSFTNRNSSKTVPSKDCKVLKQRPRFVALKKQPSYIGDENLELRDYQLDGLNWLAHSWCRCNSVILADEMGLGKTIQTISFLSYLFHQHQLYGPFLLVVPLSTLTSWQREFDTWAPDMNVVVYLGDVMSRKTIRDYEWVNHQTKRIRFNALLTTYEILLKDKGVLGNINWAFLGVDEAHRLKNDDSLLYKTLMEFRSNHRLLITGTPLQNSLKELWSLLHFLMPDKFDSWEDFEDEHGKGRENGYQSLHKVLEPFLLRRVKKDVEKSLPAKVEQILRVDMTAQQKQFYKWILTRNYKALAKGTRGSSAGFLNIVMELKKCCNHCFLIKQPEDGDTETQQEHLQSLVRGSGKLVLLDKLLTRLRERGNRVLIFSQMVRMLDILAEYLAKNRYPFQRLDGSIKGEIRKQALDHFNAEGSEDFCFLLSTRAGGLGINLASADTVVIFDSDWNPQNDLQAQARAHRIGQKKQVNIYRLVTKGTVEEDIIERAKKKMVLDHLVIQRMDTTGRTVLDSNSGNTNSNPFNKEELTAILKFGAEDLFKEAEGEESEPQEMDIDEILRLAETRESDQGSSATDELLSQFKVANFSSMEESTPEFEEKPIREWDDIIPEEQRRKIEEEEKQREMEDIFMLPRSRSSNKRAQANDSDSDVGSKLKHRSSGSESETDDSDDDKKPKKRGRPRARKNNVEGFTDAEIRRFIKAYKKFGSPLERLEAIARDSELVDKSIADLKRLGELIHSSCVTAVQEHEEHLKENPVEAKGPGKRRGINIKISGVQVNAKSIIQHEEEFEPLHKAVPPNPAERNKFKLTCRVKVAHFDVDWDLQDDVQLLLGIYEHGFGNWDLIKTDPDLKLADKILPDDPSKKPQAKQLQARAEYLLKLLKKEQDSTDTSKTGEEVKVKKRKPRVKKENKILKDEQGNDISSPRLSDNPSEEGEVKDDGTEKSPAKKRQKKKDNKENKEKQGTPKKEKDGDKEKKGTKPRKEKAKGAKGKKTQGPVHITAGSEPIPIEGKEDDELDQETFSICKERMRPVKKALKQLDKPDEGLSDQEQLQHTRTCLLKIGDRITECLKAYSDPEHVKIWRRNLWIFVSKFTEFGARKLHKLYKMAQKKRSHEEEKEQKKKDDPAGRVKSFRPEPSGSSRDSMGTQPTSKPTSHPNPGTHGHHREPYNAANKRHFGNDDRGDWQRDRKYSYPSNSNQSWQGDRHHPYDPHRYKDHYGDRRPHGDAYRSSGNYRNNSSPRKRPYEQYSNDRDHRGHRPYYDRHPDPKRRRPDEFRPNYHQGREGPLQDFRRMPEHRPAGPPGPEHYSRPFHPDKPPPLLDPRSPQAQKSPQDSRSPLERPVEPNAAADPNWNNRKT, encoded by the exons ATGATAGTTCATGCTTCCTGTAACTTTTTGACAGTAAATACCAGGACAAAAGATCATCCTATCAACGATTTTCAGGATACTACGATGATgaagaataaaagcaaaaaacaagagGATGAAGGCTCGGCTCATAGCAATGCATCAAG CAATTCAGCTTCAGAGGAATCCAACCGCTCTGCGTCGGAGTCGGGAAGTCAGTCAGAGAGCGAGCATggcagtgagaggaggagatcCCACAACTCCGAGTCAAACAGCTCCTCAGAGTCCGAGAGTCACTCAGAGTCAGAGAGTGAATCTGCAGAGTCCAAATcacaacaaaccacagcagaaGTCAAAGACAAGCCAGTTAGAAAGAAGGAGCGTCTGGCAGATGTGAAGAAG aTGTGGGAAGAGCATCCAGATGTGTATGGGGTCAGGAGGTCAAATCGCAGTAGGCAGGAGCCAGCTCGTTTAAACATTGGAGCTGGG GGTAGCAGTGATTCTGAGGGTGAAAGCCCCAAGAGAAAAACATCGCGGAAGAAAAAGGA ACCTCAGACCAAATCATCAACAGTCAAAAAGCAGCTGTCTCAGAAAGGAAGAAAGTCCAGGAAACCAGAGTCATCGGCTGAAGaggatgatgacgatgatgatgaggacgatgatgatgacgatgaggaAGACACTCCCAAGAGACAGACTCGAAGACGGGGGGCAACAAAAGTCAAAAG TTATAAAGAGGACCAACACGACTTTGAAACAGACTCTGATGACCTCATCGAAATGACGGGGGACGCAGGCGAGGAGCAGCAGGACGATGACAGTGAGACCATTGAGAAGGTTATGGACACCAGGATAGGCAAAAAAGGAG CCACTGGGGCTTCCACTACTGTATACGCTATAGAAGAAAATGGGGACCCATGTGAGGGCTTTGACCCTGAGAATGATGAGGGGGAGACTCAGTATCTGATTAAGTGGAAGGGCTGGTCCTACATCCACAACACATGGGAGAGCATGGACTCTCTGACACAGCAAAAGGTCAAGGGACTAAAGAAACTGGACAACTATAAAAAGAAAAGCGAGGAGCTCAACTCATG GTTGAGGAAAGCGTCTCCTGAGGATGTAGAATTTCATAACTGCCAACAGGAGCTCACTGCTGACTTGAACAAGCAGTTTCAGATTGTGGAGCGTATCATCG CAACGAAAACAGGAAAGACGCCAGGATCGTCTGACTTTCCTT CTCATAGTCACAAGACACCATCCTCCAATGAGCCAGAGTATCTGTGTAAGTGGATGGGGTTGCCCTATTCAGAGTGCAGCTGGGAAGACGGAGCTTTGGTTAGAAAGAAGTTTCAGCACTGCATAGACAGCTTCACGAACCGAAACTCCAGCAAAACTGTCCCGTCCAAAGACTGCAAG gTGTTAAAGCAAAGGCCGAGGTTTGTCGCTCTGAAGAAACAACCTTCATACATCGGAGATGAGAACTTAGAGCTGAGGGATTATCAGCTGGATGGGTTGAACTGGCTGGCTCACTCCTGGTGCAG GTGCAATAGTGTTATCCTTGCTGATGAGATGGGACTGGGAAAGACCATCCAGACCATCTCCTTCCTGTCCTACCTGTTCCACCAGCATCAGCTGTACGGGCCATTCTTACTGGTGGTGCCTCTGTCCACGCTCACCTCCTGGCAGAGGGAGTTTGACACCTGGGCCCCAGACATGAATGTGGTGGTTTACCTCGGTGACGTCATGAGCAGGAAGACA ATCCGTGACTACGAGTGGGTGAACCATCAAACGAAAAGAATTCGTTTCAATGCACTTTTAACCACTTATGAGATTCTACTTAAAGATAAG GGTGTGCTTGGCAACATTAACTGGGCATTCTTGGGTGTGGATGAAGCTCACAGGCTGAAGAATGATGACTCCCTGCTGTACAAAACATTAATGGAGTTCAGGTCCAACCACAGACTCCTCATTACCGGCACTCCACTGCAGAACTCCCTCAAAGAGCTCTGGTCGCTGTTGCACTTCCTCATGCCTGACAA GTTTGATTCCTGGGAGGATTTTGAGGATGAACATGGGAAAGGAAGGGAAAATGGTTATCAGAGTCTTCACAAAGTCCTTGAGCCCTTCCTCCTCCGACGTGTCAAGAAAGATGTGGAAAAATCTCTGCCTGCCAAGGTGGAACAGATCCTCCGTGTGGACATGACTGCACAGCAGAAACAGTTTTACAA GTGGATTTTAACGAGGAATTACAAAGCCCTTGCCAAAGGAACCCGAGGCAGCTCCGCTGGCTTCCTGAACATCGTTATGGAGCTCAAAAAATGCTGCAACCACTGTTTCCTCATTAAACAGCCTGAAGACggagacactgaaacacaacaggaaCACCTGCAG AGTCTAGTGAGGGGCAGTGGGAAACTGGTGCTGCTAGACAAGCTGCTGACCAGACTCAGAGAAAGAGGCAATCGAGTCCTGATCTTCTCCCAGATGGTCAGGATGTTGGACATTCTGGCTGAATACCTCGCCAAGAACCGCTACCCATTCCAG cgaTTAGACGGTTCCATAAAGGGAGAAATCCGAAAACAGGCACTTGACCACTTTAATGCAGAGGGCTCAGAG gatttctgtttcctgttgtcCACCAGAGCTGGAGGTTTAGGGATTAACTTGGCCTCAGCAGACACTGTAGTCATCTTTGACTCTGACTGGAACCCTCAAAACGACCTGCAGGCTCAAGCCAGGGCTCACAGGATTGGCCAGAAGAAACAG GTGAATATATACCGACTGGTCACCAAAGGAACAGTGGAGGAGGACATCATTGAGAGGGCAAAGAAGAAGATGGTTTTGGACCATCTTGTCATTCAGAGAATGGACACTACTGGTCGAACTGTACTGGACAGCAACTCAGGAAACACCAA TTCAAACCCTTTCAATAAAGAAGAACTGACTGCTATTCTCAAGTTTGGAGCAGAGGATCTTTTCAAAGAGGCAGAAGGAGAAGAGTCTGAACCACAG GAGATGGATATCGATGAGATCCTGAGGTTGGCAGAAACAAGAGAAAGTGACCAGGGCTCAAGTGCTACAGACGAACTTCTTTCTCAGTTCAAG gtggCCAATTTCTCCAGCATGGAAGAGAGCACTCCAGAGTTTGAGGAGAAGCCCATAAGGGAATGGGATGATATTATTCCTGAGGAGCAGCGACGCAAAattgaagaggaggagaagcagcggGAGATGGAGGACATCTTCATGCTGCCCAGAAGCAGGAGCTCTAACAAGAGG GCTCAGGCGAATGATAGCGACAGTGATGTGGGCTCCAAGCTGAAGCACCGCTCGTCAGGCTCTGAGAGCGAGACGGACGATAGCGATGATGACAAGAAGCCAAAGAAGAGGGGCAGACCCCGAGCCCGCAAAAACAACGTGGAGGGTTTCACTGATGCCGAGATCCGCAG GTTCATTAAGGCATACAAGAAATTTGGGTCTCCACTTGAAAG GTTAGAGGCAATCGCCCGAGACTCTGAGCTGGTGGACAAATCCATAGCAGACTTGAAGAGACTTGGTGAGCTGATTCATTCTAGCTGTGTGACTGCAGTGCAGGAGCACGAGGAACACCTGAAAGAGAACCCAGTTGAAG CCAAAGGTCCTGGGAAACGGAGAGGAATTAATATCAAGATCTCAGGAGTGCAGGTCAACGCCAAGTCCATCATCCAGCACGAGGAAGAGTTTGAACCACTGCACAAAGCGGTGCCACCCAACCCCGCTGAGAGAAATAA GTTCAAGCTGACATGCAGGGTCAAGGTAGCCCACTTTGATGTGGACTGGGATCTGCAGGATGACGTTCAGCTCCTGCTTGGCATCTATGAGCATGGCTTCGGCAACTGGGATCTGATAAAGACGGATCCCGACCTTAAACTGGCTGATAAG ATTCTCCCAGATGACCCGAGCAAGAAGCCTCAGGCCAAGCAGTTGCAAGCGAGAGCAGAGTATCTTCTCAAGCTGctgaaaaaagaacaagacagTACAGACACATCTAAAACAGGGGAGGAG GTCaaagtgaagaagaggaagccCCGGGTGAAAAAGGAGAACAAGATTCTCAAGGACGAGCAGGGCAACGACATCTCGTCCCCCCGCCTGTCTGACAACCCATCAGAAGAGGGCGAAGTCAAG GATGATGGAACAGAAAAGTCCCCCGCCAagaagagacaaaagaaaaaagataacaaagagaacaaagaaaaacagggaaCTCCTAAAAAGGAGAAGGACGGggacaaagaaaagaagggcACCAAGCCCAGAAAAGAAAAG GCTAAAGGAGCCAAAGGGAAGAAGACTCAAGGTCCAGTTCACATTACAGCTGGGTCTGAGCCCATTCCCATTGAAGGAAAGGAGGACGATGAACTCGACCAGGaaactttcagtatt TGTAAGGAGCGCATGAGGCCGGTGAAAAAGGCCCTGAAGCAGCTGGATAAACCAGATGAGGGTCTGTCTGACCAGGAGCAGCTccagcacacacgcacatgccTATTGAAGATTGGAGACCGAATCACAGAGTGCCTTAAAGCCTACAGTGATCCTGAACATGTCAAAATATGGCGAAG AAACCTCTGGATTTTTGTGTCTAAGTTTACAGAGTTTGGTGCAAGGAAGCTTCACAAGCTTTATAAAATGGCCCAGAAGAAGCGATCGCATGAGGAAGAG aaggagcagaagaagaaggacGATCCCGCAGGGAGGGTGAAATCTTTCAGACCAGAACCTTCTGGTTCTAGTCGAGACTCTATGGGTACACAGCCAACCTCCAAACCCACATCTCACCCAAATCCAGGCACCCATGGGCACCACAGAGAACCATACAATGCAGCTAATAAGCGGCACTTTGGCAATGACG ATCGAGGAGACTGGCAGAGAGACCGGAAATACAGTTACCCCAGTAACAGCAACCAGTCATGGCAGGGAGACCGACATCATCCATATGATCCGCATCGCTACAAGGACCACTATGGTGATCGACGTCCACATGGAGACGCATATCGCAGCTCAGGCAATTATCGCAACAACAGCTCCCCTCGAAAAAGGCCATACGAACAGTATAGCAACGACCGGGACCACAGAGGTCACAGACCTTATTACGACAG GCATCCAGACCCCAAAAGAAGACGTCCTGACGAATTCCGTCCCAACTACCACCAGGGACGAGAAGGCCCTCTTCAGGACTTCAGGAGGATGCCTGAGCACAGGCCAGCAGGTCCCCCCGGGCCGGAGCACTACAGCAGGCCCTTCCACCCTGACAAACCCCCTCCACTGCTGGACCCTCGCTCCCCGCAGGCTCAGAAGTCTCCCCAGGACTCCCGCTCACCGCTCGAGCGACCTGTAGAGCCGAATGCCGCGGCAGACCCAAACTGGAACAACAGGAAAACATAA